The Bradysia coprophila strain Holo2 unplaced genomic scaffold, BU_Bcop_v1 contig_732, whole genome shotgun sequence genome has a window encoding:
- the LOC119084241 gene encoding uncharacterized protein LOC119084241 — translation MLMKLWFLSSMSMAAMLLTLLLIDEPKQAIAQQEPIFELPVQLVGFPVIILAVRLSNFVKKLSYSLSPQTYQSRSRRSTQWQIDPDFINISKEAIDITSAEKQILTELGPKACVLEEPCRFHAGRHRTNGEQPDWNNILRNYKNQSSGMKQWYLLSVFLGDVIRDVPLCKKLAKRLRCDRDEKVFVRD, via the exons ATGTTAATGAAACTGTGGTTTTTGTCATCAATGTCGATGGCTGCAATGTTGCTAACACTTTTGCTCATCGACGAACCGAAACAGGCAATCGCTCAGCAAGAGCCGATTTTCGAACTACCTGTACAATTGGTTGGATTTCCGGTCATTATATTGGCGGTTCGATTATCGAATTTCGTGAAAAAGTTGTCTTACTCGCTCAGTCCAC AAACATACCAATCACGAAGCCGTCGTTCCACACAATGGCAAATCGATCCGGATTTCATCAACATATCGAAAGAAGCAATCGATATAACATCGGCAGAAAAGCAAATCCTAACCGAACTTGGACCGAAAGCTTGTGTTTTGGAAGAACCTTGTCGATTCCATGCCGGCCGTCATCGGACCAATGGCGAACAGCCCGATTGGAACAACATATTACG caACTACAAGAACCAGTCAAGTGGAATGAAGCAATGGTATCTGTTGTCCGTATTTCTGGGCGATGTCATTCGTGATGTTCCACTATGCAAGAAGCTGGCCAAACGACTACGATGTGACCGAGACGAAAAAGTATTTGTGCGAGATTGA